One Gossypium hirsutum isolate 1008001.06 chromosome A11, Gossypium_hirsutum_v2.1, whole genome shotgun sequence genomic window carries:
- the LOC107924217 gene encoding delta(8)-fatty-acid desaturase 2 encodes MEGKKKYITAEELKKHNKPGDLWISIQGKVYNVSDWAKEHPGGEIPLLNLAGQDVTDAFIAYHPGTAWKYLDKFFTGYYLHDFQVSDVSKDYRRLVTEFSKMGMFETKGHVAFCSLASVAVMFAIVLYGVLRCDSVWAHLGAAMVLGMLWIQSTYVGHDSGHYQVMSSRGYNRLAQIITGNCLTGISIAWWKWTHNAHHIACNSLDYDPDLQHIPFFAVSSRFFNSLTSCFYGRKLNFDPLARFLISYQHLTFYPVMCVARVNLYLQTLLLLFSNRKVPDRAFNIMGILVFWTWFPLLLSYLPNWPERFMFVLTSFAVTSIQHIQFCLNHFSANVYVGPPNGNDWFEKQTSGTLDIACSPWMDWFFGGLQFQLEHHLFPRLPRCQLRKVSPVVKDLCKKHNLPYRSLSFWDANVSTIKTLRTAAMQARDVSNTAPKNLLWEAVNTHG; translated from the coding sequence ATGGAGGGTAAGAAGAAGTACATTACCGCCGAGGAGCTGAAAAAACACAACAAACCAGGAGATTTGTGGATCTCAATCCAGGGTAAAGTTTACAATGTTTCGGATTGGGCTAAGGAGCATCCTGGTGGGGAAATCCCGCTTCTGAATCTGGCTGGCCAAGATGTTACCGATGCCTTTATAGCTTATCACCCTGGAACCGCTTGGAAATATCTTGATAAGTTCTTCACTGGGTATTATCTCCATGATTTTCAGGTCTCGGATGTGTCCAAGGATTACAGAAGGCTTGTCACGGAGTTCTCCAAAATGGGTATGTTCGAAACGAAAGGGCATGTGGCTTTTTGTTCATTAGCATCTGTAGCTGTCATGTTTGCCATTGTTCTTTACGGTGTCTTGAGATGCGATAGCGTGTGGGCTCATCTGGGTGCAGCCATGGTGTTGGGAATGCTTTGGATACAAAGTACATACGTCGGTCATGATTCTGGACATTACCAGGTAATGAGTAGCCGTGGTTACAACAGACTCGCTCAGATAATCACTGGGAATTGTTTAACCGGCATCAGCATTGCCTGGTGGAAATGGACTCACAATGCGCACCACATTGCCTGCAATAGCCTGGATTATGACCCTGACCTCCAGCATATCCCCTTTTTTGCAGTCTCTTCACGTTTTTTCAATTCATTAACGTCTTGCTTTTACGGAAGGAAGTTGAATTTTGACCCTCTTGCAAGGTTTCTCATCAGTTACCAGCATTTGACGTTTTATCCTGTTATGTGTGTGGCTAGGGTGAACTTGTATTTACAGACATTACTGCTATTGTTCTCAAACCGGAAAGTCCCAGATAGAGCATTTAACATAATGGGGATCCTTGTGTTCTGGACTTGGTTCCCTCTCCTGCTTTCCTATCTACCCAATTGGCCAGAAAGGTTCATGTTTGTTCTAACAAGCTTCGCTGTTACATCCATTCAACATATCCAGTTCTGTTTGAACCATTTCTCAGCAAATGTATATGTTGGACCTCCAAACGGCAACGACTGGTTCGAGAAGCAGACCAGCGGGACATTGGACATAGCGTGTTCACCCTGGATGGATTGGTTCTTTGGTGGTTTGCAGTTCCAGTTAGAGCACCATTTGTTCCCCAGGTTGCCCCGATGCCAATTAAGGAAGGTATCTCCGGTGGTGAAGGATCTTTGCAAGAAACATAATCTACCTTACAGAAGTCTTTCTTTTTGGGATGCCAATGTATCAACGATAAAGACACTGAGAACTGCAGCAATGCAGGCCAGGGACGTAAGCAACACAGCTCCAAAGAATTTGCTGTGGGAAGCTGTTAATACACATGGCTGA
- the LOC107909762 gene encoding uncharacterized protein isoform X1 — protein sequence MGSLESPNSLKRAGSRNERNPFLSRTRSRFSRFLLFNKLDYIQWICTVVVFLFFVVFFQMFLPGSVMDKSPDSLDDKDLVFRELGYLKEMGGLDFGEDITLEPCKLLQKFQSQNKQLNLESSSALNRSQHRFQYRKPQLALVFADLLVDPQQLLMVTIANALREIGYEIQVYSIEDGPAYNVWQNIGVPVTVLKFNPSGIGVDWLNNDGILVSSLEAKSVFSSFMQEPFKSLPLIWTIHERALAVRSRQYTSAGQIELVNDWKNVFNRATVVVFPNYALPMIYSTFDTGNYYVIPGSPADAWKGENAMYLYKDNQRASMGYGPNEVLIAIIGSQFMYRGLWLEHALILQALLPLFADFSSDNDSISHPKIIVLSSDSASNYSMAVEKIALNLRYPSGVVKHVAVHGDVDGVLSMTDLVIYGSFLEEPSFPEILIKAMSHGKPIIAPDLSNIRKYVDNRVNGYLFPKENISVLTQIILQMISKGKLSPLALNIASIGRGTVKNMMVQETIEGYAMLLENVLKFPSEVAPPKAVIELPSKLKEEWQWNLFVNLQNSTLEDKSSKFLNNLEEQWNHSQRKKFGSPVAMNDSFSYEIWEEEKKMHIFYTKRRREEQELKDRTDQSRATWEDVYRNAKRADHARNDLHERDERELERTGQPLCIYEPYFGEGTWPFLHRSSLYRGIGLSTKGRRPRMDDVDGPSRLELLRNSYYRDILGEYGAFFAIANQIDHLHRNAWIGFQSWRATARKASLSEVAETSLLGAIEKRKYGDALYFWVRMDKDPRNSLQQDFWSFCDAINAGNCKFAFSETLKKMYGIRTELNSLPPMPEDGGTWSVMQSWALPTRSFLEFVVFSRMFVDALDAQMYDEHHQSGHCYLSFSEDKHCYSRMLELLINVWAYHSARRMVYVNPESGVMQEYHIFKDRRGKMWVKWFALNTLKAIDEDLAEEADSDHSKRRWIWPSTGEVVWQGVLDRERNIRNRQKEKRKQKSKDKQERMRHKHRQKALGKYVKPLPEEDMEISKSTLLTSN from the exons ATGGGTTCTTTAGAAAGTCCAAATTCATTGAAGAGAGCTGGTAGTAGGAACGAAAGGAACCCTTTTTTGAGCCGAACTAGATCGAGGTTTTCTCGTTTCTTGCTCTTCAACAAGCTAGATTACATCCAATGGATTTGCACAGTTGTTGTTTTCCTCTTCTTTGTGGTGTTCTTTCAGATGTTTTTGCCTGGTTCAGTAATGGACAAATCTCCAGATTCCTTGGATGATAAAGATTTGGTATTTCGTGAATTGGGATACTTGAAAGAGATGGGTGGGTTAGATTTTGGTGAAGATATCACTTTGGAACCCTGTAAGCTTTTACAGAAATTTCAGAGTCAAAATAAACAACTCAACTTGGAATCTTCATCTGCTCTCAACCGTAGCCAACACCGTTTCCAATATAGAAAGCCTCAGCTCGCATTG GTGTTTGCTGATCTATTGGTTGACCCACAACAATTGCTAATGGTGACCATTGCAAATGCATTGAGAGAGATTGGTTATGAAATTCAG GTCTACTCCATTGAAGATGGTCCTGCGTACAATGTCTGGCAAAACATTGGAGTTCCAGTCACCGTTCTTAAATTCAATCCCAGTGGGATTGGTGTTGATTGGCTCAA CAATGATGGCATACTTGTTAGCTCCCTTGAGGCCAAGAGTGTTTTCTCAAG TTTTATGCAGGAGCCTTTTAAATCTCTTCCACTTATATGGACCATCCATGAAAGAGCTCTTGCTGTTCGTTCAAGACAATACACATCAGCAGGGCAGATTGAGCTTGTGAATGATTGGAAAAATGTTTTCAATCGTGCTACTGTTGTTGTCTTCCCAAACTATGCGCTTCCG ATGATCTATTCTACATTTGATACTGGAAATTATTATGTTATTCCTGGTTCTCCTGCTGATGCATGGAAAGGAGAGAATGCAATGTATTTGTACAAAGATAATCAGCGTGCGAGTATGGGCTATGGACCTAATGAAGTGCTTATTGCAATTATTGGAAGTCAATTTATGTACAGAGGCTTGTGGTTGGAGCATGCACTTATTTTACAGGCTTTATTGCCGCTCTTTGCCGACTTTTCTTCTGATAATGATTCTATTTCCCACcctaaaatcattgttttaagcAGTGATTCAGCAAGCAACTACAGCATGGCTGTTGAG AAAATTGCTCTTAACTTAAGATATCCCAGTGGGGTGGTGAAGCATGTAGCTGTTCATGGAGATGTTGATGGTGTTCTGAGCATGACTGACCTTGTGATATATGGCTCGTTTCTTGAGGAGCCTTCATTTCCAGAAATTTTGATAAAAGCCATGAGCCATGGGAAACCAATCATAGCACCAGATCTCTCCAATATAAGGAAATAT GTAGATAACAGGGTAAACGGTTATCTTTTCCCTAAGGAGAATATTAGTGTTCTGACACAGATCATATTGCAAATGATATCCAAAGGAAAATTGTCACCATTGGCTCTAAATATTGCTTCGATTGGTAGAGGAACTGTTAAAAATATGATGGTTCAGGAAACTATTGAAGGATATGCGATGCTACTGGAAAATGTTCTCAAGTTTCCATCAGAAGTTGCACCTCCTAAGGCTGTTATAGAACTTCCTTCAAAGTTGAAGGAAGAATGGCAATGGAATCTATTTGTGAATCTTCAGAATTCTACACTTGAAGACAAGAGTTccaaatttttaaacaatttagaGGAACAGTGGAACCATTCTCAAAGAAAGAAGTTTGGTTCGCCAGTTGCTATGAATGATTCATTTTCATATGAGATTTGGGAGGAAGAAAAAAAGATGCATATTTTTTATACTAAAAGGAGACGAGAGGAACAAGAG TTGAAAGATAGAACTGATCAATCTCGTGCCACCTGGGAGGATGTATATCGAAATGCCAAGAGGGCTGATCATGCAAGGAATGACCTGCATGAAAGGGATGAGAGGGAACTTGAAAGGACTGGTCAACCATTGTGTATCTATGAACCTTACTTTGGTGAAGGAACATGGCCTTTCCTGCACCGAAGTTCTCTTTATCGTGGAATTGGACTG TCCACCAAAGGTCGAAGACCCAGGATGGATGATGTTGATGGACCATCTCGTTTGGAGCTTCTTAGAAACTCCTACTACCGAGATATTCTTGGTGAATATGGAGCCTTTTTTGCAATTGCTAACCAGATTGACCACCTACACAGGAATGCCTGGATAGGGTTTCAGTCATGGAGAGCAACGGCTAGGAAG GCATCCTTGTCTGAAGTTGCTGAGACATCATTGTTAGGCGCCATTGAAAAGCGTAAGTATGGTGATGCTCTGTACTTTTGGGTTCGGATGGATAAGGATCCTAGAAACAGCTTGCAGCAGGActtttggtcattttgtgatgctataaatgctggaaattgcaA GTTTGCATTCTCTGAGACTCTTAAAAAGATGTATGGCataaggactgaattgaattCTTTGCCACCCATGCCTGAAGATGGAGGCACATGGTCTGTCATGCAGAGTTGGGCTTTGCCGACAAGGTCCTTTCTCGAGTTTGTCGTGTTTTCAAG GATGTTTGTGGATGCATTAGATGCACAGATGTATGATGAGCACCATCAAAGTGGTCACTGTTATCTAAGTTTCTCAGAG GACAAGCATTGCTACTCACGGATGCTCGAGCTACTTATAAACGTTTGGGCATACCACAGTGCACGACGGATGGTGTATGTGAATCCCGAGAGCGGTGTGATGCAAGAATACCACATATTCAAAGATCGAAGAGGTAAAATGTGGGTGAAATGGTTTGCCTTGAACACTTTAAAGGCGATTGATGAGGATTTGGCGGAGGAAGCAGATTCAGACCACTCAAAGAGAAGATGGATATGGCCATCGACAGGGGAGGTTGTGTGGCAAGGCGTACTGGATCGAGAGAGGAACATACGCAACCGTCAGAAAGAGAAAAGGAAGCAGAAAAGCAAGGATAAACAAGAGCGGATGAGGCATAAACACCGTCAAAAGGCCTTAGGTAAGTATGTCAAACCCCTTCCAGAAGAAGATATGGAAATTTCAAAGTcaacattattaacatctaacTAG
- the LOC107909762 gene encoding uncharacterized protein isoform X2 yields the protein MGSLESPNSLKRAGSRNERNPFLSRTRSRFSRFLLFNKLDYIQWICTVVVFLFFVVFFQMFLPGSVMDKSPDSLDDKDLVFRELGYLKEMGGLDFGEDITLEPCKLLQKFQSQNKQLNLESSSALNRSQHRFQYRKPQLALVFADLLVDPQQLLMVTIANALREIGYEIQVYSIEDGPAYNVWQNIGVPVTVLKFNPSGIGVDWLNNDGILVSSLEAKSVFSSFMQEPFKSLPLIWTIHERALAVRSRQYTSAGQIELVNDWKNVFNRATVVVFPNYALPMIYSTFDTGNYYVIPGSPADAWKGENAMYLYKDNQRASMGYGPNEVLIAIIGSQFMYRGLWLEHALILQALLPLFADFSSDNDSISHPKIIVLSSDSASNYSMAVEKIALNLRYPSGVVKHVAVHGDVDGVLSMTDLVIYGSFLEEPSFPEILIKAMSHGKPIIAPDLSNIRKYVDNRVNGYLFPKENISVLTQIILQMISKGKLSPLALNIASIGRGTVKNMMVQETIEGYAMLLENVLKFPSEVAPPKAVIELPSKLKEEWQWNLFVNLQNSTLEDKSSKFLNNLEEQWNHSQRKKFGSPVAMNDSFSYEIWEEEKKMHIFYTKRRREEQELKDRTDQSRATWEDVYRNAKRADHARNDLHERDERELERTGQPLCIYEPYFGEGTWPFLHRSSLYRGIGLSTKGRRPRMDDVDGPSRLELLRNSYYRDILGEYGAFFAIANQIDHLHRNAWIGFQSWRATARKASLSEVAETSLLGAIEKRKYGDALYFWVRMDKDPRNSLQQDFWSFCDAINAGNCKFAFSETLKKMYGIRTELNSLPPMPEDGGTWSVMQSWALPTRSFLEFVVFSRMFVDALDAQMYDEHHQSGHCYLSFSEVTCLFALIFSFKQGIGVCESRERCDARIPHIQRSKR from the exons ATGGGTTCTTTAGAAAGTCCAAATTCATTGAAGAGAGCTGGTAGTAGGAACGAAAGGAACCCTTTTTTGAGCCGAACTAGATCGAGGTTTTCTCGTTTCTTGCTCTTCAACAAGCTAGATTACATCCAATGGATTTGCACAGTTGTTGTTTTCCTCTTCTTTGTGGTGTTCTTTCAGATGTTTTTGCCTGGTTCAGTAATGGACAAATCTCCAGATTCCTTGGATGATAAAGATTTGGTATTTCGTGAATTGGGATACTTGAAAGAGATGGGTGGGTTAGATTTTGGTGAAGATATCACTTTGGAACCCTGTAAGCTTTTACAGAAATTTCAGAGTCAAAATAAACAACTCAACTTGGAATCTTCATCTGCTCTCAACCGTAGCCAACACCGTTTCCAATATAGAAAGCCTCAGCTCGCATTG GTGTTTGCTGATCTATTGGTTGACCCACAACAATTGCTAATGGTGACCATTGCAAATGCATTGAGAGAGATTGGTTATGAAATTCAG GTCTACTCCATTGAAGATGGTCCTGCGTACAATGTCTGGCAAAACATTGGAGTTCCAGTCACCGTTCTTAAATTCAATCCCAGTGGGATTGGTGTTGATTGGCTCAA CAATGATGGCATACTTGTTAGCTCCCTTGAGGCCAAGAGTGTTTTCTCAAG TTTTATGCAGGAGCCTTTTAAATCTCTTCCACTTATATGGACCATCCATGAAAGAGCTCTTGCTGTTCGTTCAAGACAATACACATCAGCAGGGCAGATTGAGCTTGTGAATGATTGGAAAAATGTTTTCAATCGTGCTACTGTTGTTGTCTTCCCAAACTATGCGCTTCCG ATGATCTATTCTACATTTGATACTGGAAATTATTATGTTATTCCTGGTTCTCCTGCTGATGCATGGAAAGGAGAGAATGCAATGTATTTGTACAAAGATAATCAGCGTGCGAGTATGGGCTATGGACCTAATGAAGTGCTTATTGCAATTATTGGAAGTCAATTTATGTACAGAGGCTTGTGGTTGGAGCATGCACTTATTTTACAGGCTTTATTGCCGCTCTTTGCCGACTTTTCTTCTGATAATGATTCTATTTCCCACcctaaaatcattgttttaagcAGTGATTCAGCAAGCAACTACAGCATGGCTGTTGAG AAAATTGCTCTTAACTTAAGATATCCCAGTGGGGTGGTGAAGCATGTAGCTGTTCATGGAGATGTTGATGGTGTTCTGAGCATGACTGACCTTGTGATATATGGCTCGTTTCTTGAGGAGCCTTCATTTCCAGAAATTTTGATAAAAGCCATGAGCCATGGGAAACCAATCATAGCACCAGATCTCTCCAATATAAGGAAATAT GTAGATAACAGGGTAAACGGTTATCTTTTCCCTAAGGAGAATATTAGTGTTCTGACACAGATCATATTGCAAATGATATCCAAAGGAAAATTGTCACCATTGGCTCTAAATATTGCTTCGATTGGTAGAGGAACTGTTAAAAATATGATGGTTCAGGAAACTATTGAAGGATATGCGATGCTACTGGAAAATGTTCTCAAGTTTCCATCAGAAGTTGCACCTCCTAAGGCTGTTATAGAACTTCCTTCAAAGTTGAAGGAAGAATGGCAATGGAATCTATTTGTGAATCTTCAGAATTCTACACTTGAAGACAAGAGTTccaaatttttaaacaatttagaGGAACAGTGGAACCATTCTCAAAGAAAGAAGTTTGGTTCGCCAGTTGCTATGAATGATTCATTTTCATATGAGATTTGGGAGGAAGAAAAAAAGATGCATATTTTTTATACTAAAAGGAGACGAGAGGAACAAGAG TTGAAAGATAGAACTGATCAATCTCGTGCCACCTGGGAGGATGTATATCGAAATGCCAAGAGGGCTGATCATGCAAGGAATGACCTGCATGAAAGGGATGAGAGGGAACTTGAAAGGACTGGTCAACCATTGTGTATCTATGAACCTTACTTTGGTGAAGGAACATGGCCTTTCCTGCACCGAAGTTCTCTTTATCGTGGAATTGGACTG TCCACCAAAGGTCGAAGACCCAGGATGGATGATGTTGATGGACCATCTCGTTTGGAGCTTCTTAGAAACTCCTACTACCGAGATATTCTTGGTGAATATGGAGCCTTTTTTGCAATTGCTAACCAGATTGACCACCTACACAGGAATGCCTGGATAGGGTTTCAGTCATGGAGAGCAACGGCTAGGAAG GCATCCTTGTCTGAAGTTGCTGAGACATCATTGTTAGGCGCCATTGAAAAGCGTAAGTATGGTGATGCTCTGTACTTTTGGGTTCGGATGGATAAGGATCCTAGAAACAGCTTGCAGCAGGActtttggtcattttgtgatgctataaatgctggaaattgcaA GTTTGCATTCTCTGAGACTCTTAAAAAGATGTATGGCataaggactgaattgaattCTTTGCCACCCATGCCTGAAGATGGAGGCACATGGTCTGTCATGCAGAGTTGGGCTTTGCCGACAAGGTCCTTTCTCGAGTTTGTCGTGTTTTCAAG GATGTTTGTGGATGCATTAGATGCACAGATGTATGATGAGCACCATCAAAGTGGTCACTGTTATCTAAGTTTCTCAGAGGTAACTTGCTTATTTGCATTGATCTTCTCTTTCAAACAAGGTAT TGGTGTATGTGAATCCCGAGAGCGGTGTGATGCAAGAATACCACATATTCAAAGATCGAAGAGGTAA
- the LOC107909765 gene encoding rRNA-processing protein FCF1 homolog: MGKAKKAPKFAGMKKIITQKAIKHYKDQVLNPNKKDLSKEKLPRNVPNVSSALFFTHNTSLGPPYRVLVDTNFINFSIQNKLDLEKGMMDCLYAKCTPCITDCVMAELEKLGQKYRVALRIAKDPRFERLPCVHQGTYADDCIVERVTQHKCFIVATCDRDLKRRIRKVPGVPIMYITQHKYSIERLPEATIGGAPRF, translated from the exons ATGGGAAAAGCAAAAAAGGCCCCCAAATTTGCTGGCATGAAGAAAATAATCACTCAAAAAGCTATTAAACA TTACAAGGACCAAGTTTTGAACCCTAACAAGAAGGACCTCAGCAAGGAAAAACTCCCCAGAAACGT GCCGAACGTGTCTTCAGCTCTTTTCTTTACACACAACACCTCCTTGGGACCGCCTTATCGTGTTTTAGTTGATACCAATTTCATCAATTTCTCCATCCAGAACAAA TTGGATCTGGAGAAGGGAATGATGGACTGCTTGTATGCAAAAT GCACTCCTTGCATCACAGATTGTGTGATGGCTGAGCTTGAAAAATTGGGCCAAAAGTACCGTGTAGCTTTGAG GATTGCTAAGGATCCTCGTTTTGAAAGATTGCCATGTGTCCATCAAGGAACCTATGCTGATGACTGTATTGTtgagagagttacacag CACAAATGCTTCATTGTTGCTACATGTGATCGGGACTTGAAGAGAAGGATTCGTAAG GTTCCGGGTGTGCCAATTATGTATATCACTCAGCACAAGTACTCAATTGAACGACTTCCTGAAGCAACCATTGGTGGAG CTCCAAGATTTTGA
- the LOC107909766 gene encoding F-box/kelch-repeat protein At3g61590 — protein MKGETSWISHCFDDMSKEIGGLDSFSELIDEGNKETAAVSVDLILPDDLLERILAFLPIASIFRAGSVCRRWHEIVSSKRFLWNFSNVLSQKPWYFMFTSSDEPVGYAYDPILRKWYGIELPCIQTPNWFIASSCGLVCFMDNDSRSELHVCNPVTKHCKKLEDPPGLKFPDYSALSISVDRTSHNYTVSVVKSKQVPGNFFQWDLSIHIYDSETRMWATSLTEVLTGWRGGDESVICDGILYFLIYSTGGGTPENRHGLVTYSLSGRSSPLLRSFIPVPGPLTCGRLMNLKEKLVVVGGMGKQDRPDIIKGIGIWVLEGRNWNEVARMPHKYFQGFGELDDVFASSGTDDLIYIQSYGAPALLVFDMNQKLWKWAQKCPVSKKFPLQLFTGFCFEPRLEFAP, from the coding sequence ATGAAGGGAGAGACTTCATGGATCAGCCATTGCTTTGATGACATGTCAAAAGAAATTGGTGGCTTAGATTCGTTTTCGGAACTTATTGATGAAGGTAACAAAGAAACAGCTGCGGTTTCTGTGGACTTAATCCTACCTGACGACTTGTTAGAACGGATCTTGGCTTTTCTCCCCATCGCTAGCATTTTTCGAGCTGGTTCTGTTTGTAGAAGGTGGCATGAGATTGTCAGTTCCAAAAGGTTCCTATGGAACTTTTCGAATGTTTTATCGCAAAAGCCTTGGTATTTTATGTTTACTAGCTCTGATGAACCGGTTGGTTATGCCTATGACCCGATCCTTCGAAAGTGGTACGGCATTGAACTGCCTTGCATTCAGACTCCTAACTGGTTTATTGCTTCATCATGTGGCTTGGTTTGTTTCATGGACAATGACAGTAGAAGCGAGTTGCATGTCTGCAATCCAGTCACTAAACATTGCAAGAAGCTCGAGGATCCCCCTGGTCTGAAATTCCCTGATTATAGTGCGCTGTCGATCTCAGTGGACAGGACGTCACACAATTATACTGTATCTGTTGTGAAGTCTAAACAAGTTCCTGGGAATTTCTTCCAATGGGACCTTTCAATTCATATTTATGATTCGGAAACTAGGATGTGGGCAACCTCCTTGACTGAGGTTTTGACAGGATGGAGGGGTGGAGATGAAAGTGTGATCTGTGATGGGATTTTATACTTTCTGATATACTCAACTGGGGGTGGCACACCAGAAAACCGGCATGGTCTAGTTACATATAGTCTCTCTGGTCGATCATCTCCGTTGTTGAGGAGTTTTATTCCTGTGCCTGGCCCTCTTACTTGCGGTCGTCTGATGAACCTAAAGGAAAAGCTGGTTGTGGTTGGAGGTATGGGGAAGCAAGACCGGCCTGATATAATCAAGGGGATTGGAATCTGGGTTCTTGAGGGGAGGAATTGGAATGAGGTTGCTCGCATGCCCCATAAGTATTTCCAAGGGTTTGGTGAATTGGATGATGTTTTTGCTAGCAGCGGTACAGATGATCTCATATATATCCAGAGCTATGGTGCTCCAGCTCTTCTTGTTTTCGACATGAATCAGAAACTATGGAAATGGGCGCAGAAGTGTCCGGTATCAAAGAAGTTCCCTCTTCAGCTTTTCACTGGTTTTTGCTTTGAACCTAGACTCGAATTTGCTCCTTAA